The proteins below are encoded in one region of Hordeum vulgare subsp. vulgare chromosome 3H, MorexV3_pseudomolecules_assembly, whole genome shotgun sequence:
- the LOC123443176 gene encoding F-box protein At3g07870-like, translating to MKIEKRGLIFLLQKTAGSCLKLLQSSRIQTKLVPVRSAENKQHSKIRLPLEKISKSRLGDGGERPRPRRHPPAPATRLRTSPASPPVLVDSVKPVSARPLRSRLLSIRSGRTPAHLTSLRRHDKCDVSVMPPKVSVAACNDGVLPEDVLRRILVRLPAKTLCLFRAVCRSWRSLLSDRLFVAEHKSNHPGPLIVTCNSEMFERGTINIMDLSGHVVKRIATMKDARLVRTRRLDLICVTGRKSCHVINPATGDSFALPSCRAKEHAHVQHFFPESFGFGQVVSTGEYKALRSVSIDNSDHESSPMLCEVITLDDGRHARWRGKQGPPAPVTSKCKRSIAVNGVVYFLLDFLYKRFTFSGDRVKPGSMALFNLETEEWMGIVQGRMPVSRFVKDSNGRCGYFSLYLELSLVNLDGFLVMAHNPERCSLDLWFLMDIEKCLWNKRYSLDFQPENLFAQPLEILNDGKIVLSTTGSLRHYNPITKTYIDFGMRTSIFAGTYTGNLLSVESTFTSEAERCTTCGCYFTLEANGQSVTCQDCTPSVS from the exons ATGAAAATTGAAAAACGAGGCCTCATTTTTCTTTTACAAAAGACTGCAGGCTCATGTTTAAAACTACTGCAAAGCTCAAGGATACAAACCAAACTAGTGCCAGTTAGGTCGGCCGAAAATAAACAACACAGTAAAATTCGACTACCTCTCGAAAAAATAAGTAAAAGTCGGCTCGGCGACGGCGGAGAGCGGCCGCGGCCTCGTCGCCATCCACCCGCTCCGGCCACACGCCTGCGCACCTCACCAGCGTCGCCTCCTGTGTTAGTCGACTCGGTGAAGCCAGTTTCCGCTCGCCCCCTCCGATCTCGTCTCCTATCCATCCGTTCCGGCCGCACACCTGCGCACCTCACCAGCCTTCGCCGCCATG ACAAGTGTGACGTCTCAGTGATGCCACCAAAGGTGTCGGTCGCCGCCTGTAACGACGGCGTGCTGCCTGAAGATGTGCTGCGTCGcatcctcgtgcgcctcccggccaAGACGCTATGCCTCTTCCGAGCAGTCTGTCGATCCTGGAGGTCTCTCCTCTCAGATCGGCTCTTCGTTGCAGAGCACAAGTCCAACCACCCTGGGCCACTAATCGTCACATGTAACAGTGAGATGTTTGAAAGAGGCACCATTAACATCATGGATTTGTCTGGCCATGTCGTTAAGCGAATAGCCACCATGAAGGATGCCAGGTTGGTGCGCACACGCCGCCTGGACCTTATTTGTGTTACCGGACGTAAGAGCTGCCATGTGATCAACCCTGCCACGGGCGATAGTTTTGCATTGCCCAGTTGCCGCGCAAAGGAGCATGCACATGTGCAACATTTCTTCCCAGAGTCATTTGGCTTTGGACAGGTTGTCTCCACAGGAGAATACAAGGCCCTACGCAGTGTTAGCAttgataattccgatcatgagtcCAGCCCAATGCTCTGTGAGGTCATCACCCTTGATGATGGTCGCCATGCAAGATGGAGGGGCAAACAGGGCCCTCCGGCCCCTGTCACAAGTAAGTGTAAGAGAAGTATTGCTGTCAACGGAGTCGTTTATTTCTTGTTGGATTTTCTATACAAACGTTTCACATTTTCTGGGGACCGTGTCAAACCGGGCAGCATGGCTTTGTTCAACCTTGAGACAGAGGAGTGGATGGGGATTGTCCAAGGTCGAATGCCAGTGAGCAGATTTGTTAAGGACAGCAATGGCAGGTGCGGTTATTTTAGTCTATACTTGGAGCTATCACTGGTAAATCTGGATGGGTTCCTAGTTATGGCGCACAATCCTGAACGTTGCTCTTTGGACTTATGGTTTTTGATGGATATTGAGAAATGTCTCTGGAATAAAAGGTACAGCTTAGATTTCCAACCTGAAAATCTCTTTGCTCAACCCTTGGAAATTCTAAACGATGGGAAGATAGTCCTCTCTACAACAGGATCACTTAGACACTATAATCCAATTACGAAGACTTACATTGATTTTGGGATGAGAACTTCCATATTTGCTGGTACTTACACTGGAAATCTTTTGTCTGTAGAGAGCACCTTCACTTCTGAG GCTGAACGTTGCACTACCTGTGGTTGCTATTTCACCCTAGAAGCCAACGGACAATCTGTAACCTGTCaagattgtactccctccgtttcataa
- the LOC123443174 gene encoding peptide-N4-(N-acetyl-beta-glucosaminyl)asparagine amidase A-like, with the protein MASPTAAASSHRILFLLLLALLFTPFAAAAAPHRHRVPSRHLASLNASAPPTTFFEVDRPIRPPLGSVGPCSSLLLSHSFGETYGMPPVTAAYAPPECLAAARARGASLALAVLEWSADCRGRQFDRIFGVWLSGAEILRSCTAEPRATGIVWSVSRDVTRYASLLAEPGEVAVYLGNVVDKTYTGVYHVNLTLHLYFHPAPPPLTQHADLIVPISRSLPLNDGQWFAVQNATDVQSKSLSIPSNTYRAVLEVFVSFHSSDEFWYTNPPNEYIEANNLSSVPGNGAFREVIVKVDDHVVGAVWPFTVIYTGGVNPLLWRPITGIGSFNLPTYDIDITPFLGNLLDGKEHNFGFAVTNALDVWYIDANLHLWLDHKSKKTVGSLISYDAPALALNVDSGFSGMDGKFVTGASRHVSATGSVKSSYGEVTTTFYQKFSYLNSNVYTSNGTVQVVNQTIDAKSGVFVMDTCAVLLSEEVHKVFPLYIYTGTSDQVGDEYSLISLVKLGVNEKSVLGGKLGFSYRSLRNAQSARGTMKVKKNLVVSGLGQTHQVYKYVGTDGCYFRDVSSKNYTIISDNSGDSCSKGSPSSGVKFSSNKNQPARKRFLKL; encoded by the coding sequence ATGGCGTCGCCGACAGCGGCCGCCTCCAGCCAccgcatcctcttcctcctcctcctcgcgcttCTCTTCACGCCCTTCGCCGCGGCCGCCGCGCCGCACAGGCACCGCGTCCCGTCCCGCCACCTCGCCTCGCTCAACGCGTCCGCGCCACCAACCACCTTCTTCGAGGTGGACCGCCCGATCCGCCCGCCGCTCGGCAGCGTCGGGCCCTGCTCCTCGCTGCTCCTATCGCACTCCTTCGGCGAGACATACGGCATGCCCCCGGTCACCGCCGCCTACGCGCCGCCCGAGTGCCTCGCCGCCGCGCGCGCACGGGGCGCGTCGCTCGCGCTCGCGGTTCTCGAGTGGAGCGCCGACTGCCGCGGCCGCCAGTTCGACCGCATCTTCGGCGTCTGGCTCTCCGGCGCCGAGATCCTCCGCAGCTGCACCGCCGAGCCGCGCGCCACCGGCATTGTCTGGTCCGTCTCCCGCGACGTCACCAGGTACGCGTCACTCCTCGCGGAGCCCGGCGAGGTCGCGGTGTACCTTGGCAATGTCGTCGATAAGACCTACACGGGCGTCTACCACGTCAACCTCACGCTCCACCTCTACTtccaccctgcgccgccgccgctcACACAGCACGCCGATCTGATTGTACCCATCTCGAGAAGCTTGCCTCTGAACGACGGGCAGTGGTTTGCGGTCCAGAATGCCACCGACGTGCAGTCCAAGAGCCTCTCCATTCCGTCGAACACCTACCGGGCGGTCCTTGAGGTGTTCGTTTCGTTCCACTCCAGCGATGAGTTCTGGTATACGAaccctcccaacgagtacattgAGGCCAACAATTTGTCCAGCGTTCCTGGCAATGGTGCGTTTCGGGAGGTTATTGTTAAAGTCGATGACCATGTGGTAGGTGCTGTTTGGCCCTTCACTGTCATCTACACCGGCGGTGTCAACCCGCTTCTCTGGCGGCCAATCACCGGCATTGGCTCATTCAATCTGCCTACCTATGACATTGATATCACGCCATTCTTGGGCAACCTCCTGGACGGCAAGGAGCACAATTTTGGATTTGCTGTCACCAATGCATTGGATGTGTGGTACATTGATGCCAATTTGCATCTGTGGCTGGATCACAAGAGCAAGAAGACAGTCGGGAGCTTGATCAGCTATGATGCACCCGCATTGGCACTGAATGTGGACTCTGGGTTCAGTGGGATGGACGGTAAGTTCGTCACGGGAGCAAGCCGGCATGTCTCTGCAACTGGGTCAGTGAAATCCTCATACGGGGAGGTGACCACAACTTTCTACCAGAAATTCAGTTATCTTAACAGCAATGTTTATACAAGCAATGGCACCGTGCAAGTGGTGAACCAAACGATTGATGCAAAGTCTGGTGTTTTTGTCATGGATACTTGTGCTGTTCTTCTCTCGGAGGAGGTTCACAAGGTGTTTCCGCTGTATATCTACACTGGAACATCAGACCAGGTGGGCGACGAGTACTCACTCATTTCACTCGTCAAATTGGGCGTCAACGAGAAGAGTGTTTTGGGTGGGAAGTTAGGGTTCTCGTACCGCTCTCTGCGGAATGCACAGTCAGCACGCGGCACTATGAAGGTGAAGAAGAATTTGGTGGTTAGTGGTTTGGGGCAGACACATCAGGTGTACAAATATGTAGGTACTGATGGATGCTACTTCAGGGATGTGAGCAGTAAGAATTACACTATAATTTCTGACAACTCTGGTGATTCTTGCTCAAAGGGATCGCCGTCTAGTGGTGTCAAATTCTCCTCCAATAAAAATCAACCAGCTAGAAAAAGGTTCCTCAAACTGTAA